Below is a genomic region from Fodinibius saliphilus.
CTATCGTTTGGTTCATAGCCGATTGCAGCGAAATAGGTCCACCCTTCTCCACTCGTGTTATTAACATATCCATTCCCTTGCCAGCGGCTCAAGAGTAATGATGCTGACCATCCATTTTCACTAAGGCCAGTATTATAAGAAGCAGTAGATTTAATGTATCCATCATTCCCTACCATCTGTGAAACAGAACCGCCTTGTTCTTTCTCAGCAGTTTTTGTGAAAATAGAAACAGTTCCACCTACAGAGGGTACAGCAAGCATTGAGGCTCCGAGACCACGCTGAATTTGAATTCCGGAAGCAACATCTGTCAAACCTTGCCAGTTAGACCAATAGACCCAACCATTTTCCATATCATTTACAGGCTGACCATTAATTAAGAAAGCTGTATTACTTTGGTCAAACCCACGCAAAGAAATACGGGAATCTCCATACCCACCACCCTGCTTCGTTGCATAAGCACCGGGAGTGTCATTCATGATTTCCGGGAACTCCAAATTACCCACTTCTTCAGATATTTCTGATGGAGAAATTGTAGAAACAGCAATAGGAGTTTGGCGAGCCCGTGCAATATCAACTGTTTTTGTTGACACTACAATTTCACCTAATACCTTTTCATTCGGTTCAAGAGTTACAACCATCCCATCTTCTGCGGAAACTTCTTTTGAAGTATACCCTACAAATGAGATAACCAGAACATCTCCTTCTTCCGCATTAATTGTAAATGTACCATCTACTCCTGCAGAGGTTCCCGTTTGGGTTCCTTTAATAACTACATTTGCACCTGGTAATGGGTCGTTTGAATCTGCCTCTAGTACACGTCCGCTAATTTGAGCTGACGCCAGAAGAGGAAACAGTACCAAAGCAAAAAGAATGCTTATGTAACGTTTCATAATCGATAGATATGTTCGTTTAAATTAGTGATTTGATAAGTGAATCTATTCGTGATCACTCATGGGATTTTTACCTGCTTTAACCTTATAAGCATATAATTTGAGAGTGGAAGATAATCTTAAATTCCTACCATCCCCTTTCCCAGAGCGATGTTAAAATAAAAAATCTAAGATTAGCATACTGTTAACTCTGAATTAACGAAATTCGGTTTAGAGGCAGTTAACGGTGTTATCCCTATTGGAGTGTTTTTTCTTTGAGCGACAACAAATATTCTTGTTCTACCCCTAAAAAGTAGAGTGAATAGATAAGAAAAAATACCAGTTGCAACTTGACTACCCCCACTTTGCGATATGAACGTGCCGAAGTTGTAACTACATTATCCAATATAACAAACGTGGTATCCCTTTTAATGCGCCGGATAATTTCATTGTCTTCCATAAGCAAATGATCCTCCCGGAACCCACCTATATCTTGAAATAATCCCTTTTCAATGAATAAACTTTGATCCCCAAAACGAAAAGCATCTATATCGAACTTCGTAAACCAGGCATAACTTTGGAGTAACCAGTGGTTATCATCAAAAGCCAGCTGAAAGCAACCGGCTGGAATCTCTCTATGGACGGCGTCAACAATCTCTTGATCAAAGTCTTGGGGAGGCACGCTATCAGCATGCAAAAAATACAGCACTTCCGATGCTGCCTGTTCTGCCCCATAGTTCATTTGTGCCGCCCGTCCCTTTCTGGGAGAACTAATTACCTTTGCTGATGTCTCCTTTGCCTTATATACGGTCTCGTCCGAGCTTCCGCCATCAACTACAATAATTTCGTCAACCGTCTCTCCCGAGTTTTCTATGACTGCAGATATTGTATTTACAATACAATGCTGCTCATTATAAGTTGGGATAATTACACTAATTTTCATTGCCCTTAACTCTTAACCGTGATTCCATCAGATCTTTCTCGGTATCAATGTCATTAAGCTCTTCTACTGCTTCGTACATCAAGTTCATCCTTTTAATACGCCGGATGGTTTCATCATAGACCGATGGAGTGCTCCATTCCATATTTTCAAAAAGATCGGGCAGATACTGATTCATCCCTAACAAGTAATAACCGCCATCTTGGGATGGCCCAATAACAACATCATGGTTCTGCAAGATGCTATATGCATTTACCAGGTGGCTTTTCTTGAGTGCTGCACAATCACTTCCAATAATAACGGCGTGTTCATAGCCCTCCATAAAGGCCTGCTCAAAAGCATTACTCATCCGTTCACCTAAATTTTGGCCATGCTGTAGTTTCTTTCTATAGTGCTCTTCGCTCCAGCGATCATCATTATCAATATATTCAGAATACCACAGTTGTCTGTCGCAGTTTACCTTGCTTGTAACATTTCGTGTTATCTCTAATAACTGCTCATATACCAAACATGCTGTTTCGGGACCAACTGATTTTGCCAGCCGTGTTTTTACTTTACCGAACTCGGGATTTTTTATAAAAATAAGAAGCACATCTTGTTCGGAACTATTCATCTTTCAAGCTTTGTTTAAGTATTTTCTAATAGCATCAGGTGGTTAATAATCCTACTCATTTCAATAATTTAGCTTGGAACATCTCGCCTGCCAATCAATTTAATTGGACTAATGATCTAGAAAATATCTTACTAATTAATTCTGAAATAATTTCTCAAATTATGAAAAAGCTACTAACGGTAACAATACTGTCAGCTTTTCTAGTCCTTTCGTTAAATACCATTTCAAATGCTCAAGATGCCAATAAAGATCTTGGGGTCGGATTTATAATCGGCGAACCAACAGGTCTCAGCCTCAAGAGCTGGACCGGTGGAGGCAATGCCATAGATGCCGGTTTGGCATGGTCTTTTGGCCGCTATGATGCTATCAACATACATGCCGACTATCTCTGGCATAATTACGAAACTTTTAATAAAGTAGACTCAGGCTCATTACCCCTTTACTATGGTATAGGCGGACGCTTGGTATTGGGAGACTCCAGCTTTATTGGTGCCCGGCTTCCAATCGGTTTGAACTACCTGCTCGAAGATTCTCCAGTCGGCTTTTTCTTTGAAGTTGCTCCCATCATTAATATTGCCCCTGCAACCAGTTTTGATGTTGACGGTGGATTAGGAGTCCGATTTTATCTATAAAATAGGTTTTGAACCTGCGAAAAAGGGGTGCTAAATAAGCATCCCTTTTTTAAATTAAGAGCTGTGTCCCTTCTTTAGCAAGCTCAATGGTATTAAAAAAGGGGGCATATTTTCGCTGCAATTTTTGATCCAGCTCTGCCAAGTCTTGATCTGTAGAATCAGGATCATGATGTGTTATAAATAGGTTTTTCACCTTTGCTTGCCGGGCAAAATCAACGACAATTTCCCAGGCCGAATGTCCCCATCCATGCTTTCCTTCATAAGATTCCAAACTATACTGCCCATCATGAATTAAAATATCCGCACCCTCAAAAAAGGATTCTAACTTAGCATAATAATCCCTTCCTGCCTTAATAGCCTCAGGTTCAAGCTCATTATCAGGACAAAAAATTATAGTGGTACCATCAATTTCGATCTTGTAAATAGCGGTATTGGTGGTGTGGTTCGCCAGCATATATTCTACACTATAACCGTCATACTCAACCTTTTCAGGAGACTGAGTTACATATTTAAGGTTGGCGTCAATCATCTCTAAGGTTACCGGGAAAAATGTTTTCGTTAAATGTCCCGATAAAATCTCTTTACACCCCCCATCTTCTTGTTCAGGCATATGGATCTCAAATTGATTCTTGGAACCATATATAGGTTTAAAGAATGGGAATCCCTGGATATGATCCCAATGCGGGTGAGTAATAAATATACGTCCCCTAACTTTGGTGTTACCATTCTGTCTATTTCCCAGATTGCGAATACCCGTACCGCTATCAAGAATTAGCAATTCATCAGATTGAGGAATAGTCACCTGCACACAGGTCGTATTTCCTCCGTAAACCATATTTTCTTTATTCGCACATGGAGTCGACCCTCGGACTCCCCAAAAAATAATACTTATCTGATTATTCTTTTTGCCCATGCAAATACTTTGGAAATTAAACAGTTACTACCAATACAGCCTATCTATCATCTTTTTTATTAGCCCTAATACTTTTATTAAAAAGACAGGCAAACTCTTTAAATGTTGTAAAAAAATAGCAGAACCTGTCAGAAAAGCAAACTTTACTTACTCTACTGAACCTTCACGGATATCATCCATTTGATCCGTTAAATCCTCCATTTTTTGGCGCTTCTGTTCTATCTCCTCTTCAATATTTTCAATTTTCTTTTCGACCTCATCTAACAAGCTGTTACCTCCATTGGTAGGCTTAAAATAGGTCTTCTTCTCTTCATATTGGAGTGCTTCTTTTTCTAAGCTGCGGACCTCTTTTTTGATCGCTTTATATTCTTTCCGCAACTCTTGAATTTGGTTACGATCCTCAGGGTTCAAGTCTGCCTTAGCTAACTCCTGGTCAAACTTATCTCCTGACTTGGCTGCCCGCATACGATCATAAATAACGTCACAGACCTCACGGTACTGCTTCCACATTTTATTCTTATGCTTTATGGGCACATACCCTACATTCTTAAACTTTTCTTGTAAGTCCTTTGCAAGATCAACAGCCTTGATAGGATCTTCGTGACTACCGAGTTCTCTAAGCTCTTCCAGAATCTCTTTTTTCTTTTTGAGGTTTTCTTTACGCTCTTCCTTTACCTCCTTAAAATGTTCGCGACGGCGATCATAGAATTCATCCATCGCCCCTTTAAACTTCTTCCAAATTTTATTGGATTTTTTTCGAGGCACAGGACCAATTTTTTTCCAGCGATCCATATAGCTCTGCATCTTTGAATGCCCCTTCTCAAAATCATCGGTCTCTTTAATGGCATTAGCTTTATCGATAAGCTCCAACTTTTGTTGGTAATGCTCCTCTTCGAGCTCCTCAATTTTATCTCGATTATTAGATTTCTTTTCATTGAAAGCATCCGTTGCCGCTTTAAAACGGTTCCATAACTTATCTTCTGTCCGTTGTGGCAAATTCCCTACTTTCTTCCAACGGCGGTGTAGTTTATTAATCTTTCGGGCGGCAATTGCTAAATCATCTTCTTCGAGAAGGGCTTCTGCTTCTTCACAAAGCTTTTCTTTTTTATGATAAAAACGGTCTACCTTAGACTGGTGCTCAGGATCATGCTTATATTTTTGATCGTAATATTTGTCTTGAGCGGCTTTATACCGTTCCCAAACATTATTTGCTTTATCCTTCGGAACCCTACCAATTTTTTTCCACTGTTTTGTAAGGTCTTCGAACTGCTCTTCCAGCTCATCCCATTCAGTAGTTTCATGATTGATAGACTCGGCCACATTTTCCATCTTTTCAAGCACCGTCAGCTTTAGCATCAGGTTGTCTTCTTCTTTTTGGCGCTTTTGAACAAGCCGATCTACTTTATGTTCGTTAAAAGTATCAAGCAGCTCTTCAAATCGCTCATCAAGCTCCTCGCCTTTGCCAGAGGGTAGTGGGCCTGTACTGTTCCACTGCTGCTTCATCTGGCCTACTCGTTTAGTAGCTGTCCAGGTTTCGTTAGAAACAATACCTTCAAACTCTTTAAGAAGCTTCTTCTTAGTCTCTAAGTTCTGTTGCCGCTTCTCTTTCTGCTTTTTGTAATAAGCTTCCTTTTTCTCCTCATAGTCATCAACAATCTTATTAAACTTCTGAAAAAGTTTCTTGACCTTCTCAGAATCAGTAGTGGGACCGTCAGCCCATTTATGGCTAAGGTTATTCAACTCACCAGACACATATGACCAATCATCTTGCTCGGCAAGCTCTTGAGCCTTGCTAATAATATTCCTATAAAATGTTACGGGATCCTCATCATTTTCTTCGTTTGATAACTCTTCGGTAGGCTCTTCTGCTTCTCCCGTATTTTCTTCCTCAATAACATCCTCCTTGGCTTTCTCAGTATCTTCTTCACTTGATTCCTTATCAACCGTCCCTGCCTCATCAATACGACTGAGCAGGCTATCAAAATCCCCAATTGCTACTGTTTCCTGAACATCCTTTTTTAAAGAAGCAAGCAACTCACTTGTAACTTCCTGGTCAGAAATTGCCTGTTCAACCTTCTCCTCTAATGCACTAAAGGCACCCTTGAAGTTAGCAATTTTTTCTTCGACCTGATTAGCCGGGACCTCACATAACTTCCGTTGGTCTCCCTGCCCCCCATCCTTTAAAAAAAGCTCATTATTTTCAGTTAAAAATACGTATTCATCCTCATATAAAAATTCGGATGTCTTTTCTTTTTCTTCCATAGTTGTATTCACAGAAACCTCTGTTGTAGCTCTTGGCAATTCTGATTTACGTTATATGCTAATAACGTGTAACTAAGATAATATTTCTAAAGAACTTATTACAATTGAGATGAGAATTACACCATCAACCCGATAAAAATGACATAGCCTACCGATAGTTAGGTACAATCACCGTACTAAAAGTGACTTTAAATCCTTAAAGCTTGCCCTGAGGTGCTCCTTACAAAGCTTAACTTTTGTTATGTCTTCCCCCAAAAATCTCTACTAAAATTAACTTTCTTCTTTATGAAGGTAAACATCTTTAGAGGGATATGGAAAGCTAATTCCTTCTTCATCAAACCGTTCCTTAATGCGCTTTATCAGATCATATTTTAAAGACCAAAAATCTTCTTGTTTTGCCCAGGGACGCACCATAAGATTTACCGAGCTACCACCTAGTTCAGAAACAGCCACTTTGGGTTCAGGCTCCTCCAAAATTCGATCTTCGTTATCAAGAATATTCTTAATTGTTTCTATCGCATGATCGATATCATCATCATATCCAAAGCCAATCACCAAATCGATACGTCTTTTATCATTGGCCGACATATTTTTAATGTTACTCCCCCATACATTGGAGTTAGGCATCACAATAGCCACATTATCAAAGGTATTTACCTTAGTCATCACTACCCCAATCTCTTCAACAGTGCCAGACGTTCCGTCTACCTCTATTGAGTCACCAACATTAAATGGCCGCATCACTAAAAGCATAACTCCTGCAGCTATATCTGAGAGCGTACCCTGCCAGGCTAAACCGGCTGCAAGCCCGGCTGCTCCTAAGACGGCTACAAGACTTGCCGTTTGGATACCCACCATGTTTAATACAAAAATAACAACCACTGTTAGCCCCAGAATCTTCGTAACTTTGGCCAACAGGGGAGTTAACGTATCATCAATTGTTTCTGAACTTTCACACTGTCGTTGTACTTTTTTGCTAAGCCATCCAGCAACAATCCATCCCACCACTAAAACAAATATTGCCCCTACTACTTTTAAACCGTACTCAACCAATTGAGGCATAACACTTTCAAAGAGCGATTGAAATTCTTCCATATTTACAGCAGTCTTTTTAAAATTCAATTTATAAATAAATAAGGCAGTACATCAATGTACTGCCTTATAAACTAAAGGGAAATATCGATTTATTTTTGAATAATCTCTCGGATTTCAGCTAAACCTTTTTTTACATCACCCCAAAGCTGTTCGGTATCAGACTTAATATCTTCAAGAGTTTTATCTCCAGATTCTTTTATCTGGTTCAGTTTTAACTTAAGGGCTTCGCGTTTTTTTGTTAATATTTCGATTCGCTCTTCGAGCTTAACTTTCAGACCTTGCGACTCTTCATTTGCCTTCTCTTGTAGCTCATCGATCTGTGTGTTCCACTCTCTGAGCTTCGTTTCCAACTTATTTATGTACTCTTCTCGTGTAGCCATAATTATTGTAGTTATATTAATATTTCTATAAAGCCCAACAACTATTCAAGATGGCTTCGCAACATCCAAGCTGTCTTAGAATGCACGTGCAACCGCTGAGTTAACAAGTCAACAGTAGCCTCATCTTCGGCTTCTTTTGCCGGTTCAAGGGCCTGCCGCGCCGTGCGAAGAACCTGTTCGTTGCCAAGTGCCAACCGTCGAACCATCTCTAATGCTTCGGGCTCTTCTTGTTCCTCCTTAATAGAAGTTAACTCATTAAACTCTTTAAATGTTCCCGGCGCCCGATATCCCAAAGCACGAATACGTTCTGCGATCTCATCAATGGCATCAGCAAGTTCGGTGTACTGTTGCTCAAACTGCTCGTGCAATGAATGGAAAAGCTCACCGGTTACATTCCAGTGGTAGTTGTGCGTTTTAAGATACAACATATATGAATCTGCCAATACTTTTGAGAGTTCGTTGGCTATAGCCCTTCGACTCTCCTCATTAATACCAATATTGATATCCATCTCTTTCTTTTCTATCGTAGTGGTACTCATTTCTGAACACCTCGTATTTGTTTTTAATTATTGCATTTGCAGTTCCAGCTACAATCTCTAGTCCCATCTGTACTCAATTCAACGATTTCTGCAATCAACTCGCAAAAAAACTCTTTTAATACTTGTATAACCATAATTCTTTGTTACTCTTAAATTGTTGGACTATCACTACATGAATATCCCGCTAATCATTCCAATAGACCAATAGAAGGTATTTATCAAACAGATAGGAAGTATCTTATACCAAGAATAGGGTGACAGCTTTTTAGCTTGTGTGTTTTTCTTTATTCCAGCGGAACTGATCGATAAGGCGAAGCATATCGGCAGGAATCTTTGCCTCACACTTTACCGTTTTGCTCTTCCGGGGATGTTTAAAAGAAAGTTGATATGCGTGAAGGGCCTGGCGATCAATCAGCGGTTCCTTCTCCTCTTCGGGAGCATAATGTTGATCTCCCACTAATTGGTGCCCAACATGTTCAAACTGAACACGGATCTGATTTTTAAGTCCGGTATCCAGCTGGACTTCAACCAATGTATTCTCAAAAAACCGTTCTTTCACCTTGTAGGATAACCGGGCAGGCGTAGCCCCCTCTTCACTTGGATCTACTACGATATTACGAAAACCTTCTTTAATAAGCTTAAGATGATGTTCAAGCGTACCTTCATCTTTTTCTATGATGCCTCGCACGATAGCAAGGTACGTACGCTTGGGCTCATGATTTCGAAATTTTTTATAAAGGTCGTCATACGCCCGCTTATTTTTGGCAAAGACCATCAAGCCGCTGGTATATCGATCTATGCGATGCACACACCCTACCCGCACTCCATGCTTGCCAAGATGGTCAGCAACAAGGTCATATAGATTTTTCACATTACTGTCAGGAATAGGAACAGCTAATAACCCGGCAGGCTTATCAACTACAAAAATATCCTTATCCTGTTCAACAATATAGAATGGGCGTTTTTTTGCAGCCATAACACGAACGGTATAAAACTAAGATATCGTATACTACTTAAGCATCGATATCATGTACCTCTTTTAGAATTGCTTTTGCCTCTTTATCGCCACCTTGCATTACTTTATGCTGCAAATTTGTAACAATCTCTTGTTGGGCGTTTTCAAAAGCCATCTCTTTTG
It encodes:
- a CDS encoding TIGR04283 family arsenosugar biosynthesis glycosyltransferase — its product is MKISVIIPTYNEQHCIVNTISAVIENSGETVDEIIVVDGGSSDETVYKAKETSAKVISSPRKGRAAQMNYGAEQAASEVLYFLHADSVPPQDFDQEIVDAVHREIPAGCFQLAFDDNHWLLQSYAWFTKFDIDAFRFGDQSLFIEKGLFQDIGGFREDHLLMEDNEIIRRIKRDTTFVILDNVVTTSARSYRKVGVVKLQLVFFLIYSLYFLGVEQEYLLSLKEKTLQ
- a CDS encoding TIGR04282 family arsenosugar biosynthesis glycosyltransferase translates to MNSSEQDVLLIFIKNPEFGKVKTRLAKSVGPETACLVYEQLLEITRNVTSKVNCDRQLWYSEYIDNDDRWSEEHYRKKLQHGQNLGERMSNAFEQAFMEGYEHAVIIGSDCAALKKSHLVNAYSILQNHDVVIGPSQDGGYYLLGMNQYLPDLFENMEWSTPSVYDETIRRIKRMNLMYEAVEELNDIDTEKDLMESRLRVKGNEN
- a CDS encoding MBL fold metallo-hydrolase; this translates as MGKKNNQISIIFWGVRGSTPCANKENMVYGGNTTCVQVTIPQSDELLILDSGTGIRNLGNRQNGNTKVRGRIFITHPHWDHIQGFPFFKPIYGSKNQFEIHMPEQEDGGCKEILSGHLTKTFFPVTLEMIDANLKYVTQSPEKVEYDGYSVEYMLANHTTNTAIYKIEIDGTTIIFCPDNELEPEAIKAGRDYYAKLESFFEGADILIHDGQYSLESYEGKHGWGHSAWEIVVDFARQAKVKNLFITHHDPDSTDQDLAELDQKLQRKYAPFFNTIELAKEGTQLLI
- a CDS encoding DUF349 domain-containing protein translates to MNTTMEEKEKTSEFLYEDEYVFLTENNELFLKDGGQGDQRKLCEVPANQVEEKIANFKGAFSALEEKVEQAISDQEVTSELLASLKKDVQETVAIGDFDSLLSRIDEAGTVDKESSEEDTEKAKEDVIEEENTGEAEEPTEELSNEENDEDPVTFYRNIISKAQELAEQDDWSYVSGELNNLSHKWADGPTTDSEKVKKLFQKFNKIVDDYEEKKEAYYKKQKEKRQQNLETKKKLLKEFEGIVSNETWTATKRVGQMKQQWNSTGPLPSGKGEELDERFEELLDTFNEHKVDRLVQKRQKEEDNLMLKLTVLEKMENVAESINHETTEWDELEEQFEDLTKQWKKIGRVPKDKANNVWERYKAAQDKYYDQKYKHDPEHQSKVDRFYHKKEKLCEEAEALLEEDDLAIAARKINKLHRRWKKVGNLPQRTEDKLWNRFKAATDAFNEKKSNNRDKIEELEEEHYQQKLELIDKANAIKETDDFEKGHSKMQSYMDRWKKIGPVPRKKSNKIWKKFKGAMDEFYDRRREHFKEVKEERKENLKKKKEILEELRELGSHEDPIKAVDLAKDLQEKFKNVGYVPIKHKNKMWKQYREVCDVIYDRMRAAKSGDKFDQELAKADLNPEDRNQIQELRKEYKAIKKEVRSLEKEALQYEEKKTYFKPTNGGNSLLDEVEKKIENIEEEIEQKRQKMEDLTDQMDDIREGSVE
- a CDS encoding mechanosensitive ion channel family protein, which produces MEEFQSLFESVMPQLVEYGLKVVGAIFVLVVGWIVAGWLSKKVQRQCESSETIDDTLTPLLAKVTKILGLTVVVIFVLNMVGIQTASLVAVLGAAGLAAGLAWQGTLSDIAAGVMLLVMRPFNVGDSIEVDGTSGTVEEIGVVMTKVNTFDNVAIVMPNSNVWGSNIKNMSANDKRRIDLVIGFGYDDDIDHAIETIKNILDNEDRILEEPEPKVAVSELGGSSVNLMVRPWAKQEDFWSLKYDLIKRIKERFDEEGISFPYPSKDVYLHKEES
- a CDS encoding Dps family protein, with translation MSTTTIEKKEMDINIGINEESRRAIANELSKVLADSYMLYLKTHNYHWNVTGELFHSLHEQFEQQYTELADAIDEIAERIRALGYRAPGTFKEFNELTSIKEEQEEPEALEMVRRLALGNEQVLRTARQALEPAKEAEDEATVDLLTQRLHVHSKTAWMLRSHLE
- a CDS encoding RluA family pseudouridine synthase, which produces MAAKKRPFYIVEQDKDIFVVDKPAGLLAVPIPDSNVKNLYDLVADHLGKHGVRVGCVHRIDRYTSGLMVFAKNKRAYDDLYKKFRNHEPKRTYLAIVRGIIEKDEGTLEHHLKLIKEGFRNIVVDPSEEGATPARLSYKVKERFFENTLVEVQLDTGLKNQIRVQFEHVGHQLVGDQHYAPEEEKEPLIDRQALHAYQLSFKHPRKSKTVKCEAKIPADMLRLIDQFRWNKEKHTS